One window of Lentisphaera araneosa HTCC2155 genomic DNA carries:
- a CDS encoding Gfo/Idh/MocA family protein, with product MSKQTFGIGIIGCGMIAHFHAKAIAAMEGAEVLACFERNPERGQEFGETYGCQAYAELDEMLANPAVDVVTICTPSGAHMDPAIAAAKAGKHILVEKPVDVSIDKIDAMIAAAEENGVQLASILPRRFNGGTIKLKEAVESGRFGQLSLIEAVTKWYRTQEYYDSGAWRGTWALDGGGALMNQSIHTIDLLLNVAGEVDSVCAFADLLAHENIEVEDTAVAILNFKNGAKGIIQGSTACYSEEGHAAEVNICGVNGSAFLKDDKFTHWEFREEQAGDKEFMNEFGFDPDAGGAGAADPSAIDFSWHQKNFEEVLDAIREGRKIPADAYEGRKSVELIQAIYQSALNGGAKVTLPLEKAPELRSFR from the coding sequence ATGAGTAAACAAACATTTGGAATTGGAATTATTGGCTGCGGTATGATTGCGCATTTTCATGCGAAAGCCATTGCCGCAATGGAAGGTGCGGAAGTCCTTGCCTGTTTTGAAAGAAATCCTGAGCGTGGACAAGAGTTTGGTGAAACTTACGGATGCCAAGCTTATGCAGAACTCGATGAAATGCTTGCGAATCCTGCAGTTGACGTGGTGACCATCTGTACGCCAAGTGGAGCTCATATGGATCCTGCGATTGCAGCGGCGAAGGCAGGTAAGCATATTCTCGTAGAAAAACCTGTAGATGTGAGCATCGATAAAATCGACGCCATGATTGCAGCTGCAGAAGAAAATGGTGTTCAATTAGCCAGTATTCTCCCTCGTCGTTTTAATGGCGGTACAATCAAATTAAAAGAAGCAGTAGAATCGGGCCGTTTCGGTCAGTTAAGCTTAATTGAGGCTGTGACCAAATGGTACCGCACTCAAGAGTATTATGACTCTGGTGCTTGGCGTGGGACGTGGGCCCTCGATGGCGGCGGAGCCTTGATGAATCAATCGATTCATACCATTGACCTGCTCCTCAATGTGGCAGGTGAAGTTGACTCAGTTTGTGCTTTTGCGGATCTTCTTGCCCATGAAAATATTGAAGTGGAAGATACGGCAGTAGCCATCCTCAATTTTAAAAATGGAGCTAAGGGTATTATTCAAGGTTCGACGGCTTGTTACTCGGAAGAGGGACACGCAGCAGAAGTGAACATCTGCGGCGTAAATGGCTCAGCTTTCCTGAAAGACGATAAATTCACTCATTGGGAATTCAGAGAAGAACAAGCGGGTGACAAGGAATTTATGAATGAGTTTGGTTTTGACCCCGATGCGGGTGGTGCAGGGGCTGCGGATCCTTCCGCAATTGACTTCTCTTGGCACCAAAAGAATTTTGAAGAAGTTCTCGACGCCATTCGCGAAGGTCGCAAAATTCCAGCCGATGCCTACGAAGGGCGCAAGTCAGTTGAGTTGATTCAAGCGATCTATCAATCGGCACTTAACGGTGGAGCCAAAGTGACTTTGCCACTCGAAAAAGCGCCAGAACTCAGAAGTTTTAGATAA
- a CDS encoding TIGR02450 family Trp-rich protein, which yields MMDFKHLLDSKWTAVEIIDRQKHFTVIATNEKAKTAQLKPLLKGKSRAVSLVELRNPQKWQSGWL from the coding sequence ATGATGGATTTTAAGCACCTTTTAGACTCCAAGTGGACGGCGGTCGAAATTATTGATCGTCAAAAGCATTTTACGGTGATTGCTACGAATGAGAAAGCAAAAACGGCTCAGCTCAAACCTTTATTAAAAGGTAAGAGCCGCGCCGTTAGTTTAGTTGAGTTGCGCAATCCGCAAAAATGGCAGAGTGGCTGGCTTTAG
- the uxaC gene encoding glucuronate isomerase, translating to MKKFMDDNFLLSNAVAEDLYHNHAAKMPIIDYHNHLPPEDIASDRCFANMAEATLEGDHYKWRGMRSNGIEERFITGDAKPEEKWQKWAETIPFTMRNPLYHWQHLELQRYFGVNDLLNGDKARKIYETCNEQLANQSHSCRNLLRQQNVEVLCTTDDPADNLQFHQVCSEEIEDFKALPTFRPDKALALDDLYAWNEWIDKLAQIADQEVKSFDGALQVLKDRHNYFHERGCRLSDHGLPRAYYTDYTASELDAAFAKARAKTELSDQEKEILCTAFMQGFGRWNAEKGWAMQLHLGPMRNNSTRRFETVGRDAGFDSMNDLPIAEKLSRFMDSLDVKNELPKTILYNLNPKDNAVLGTMIGNFQDGGQAGKIQFGSGWWFLDQLDGMEKQMNDLSNFGLISKFVGMLTDSRSFLSFPRHEYFRRLLCDLFARDVAQGKLPDDRKFLAQLIEDICYNNAKNYFKF from the coding sequence ATGAAAAAATTTATGGATGACAATTTTCTGCTGAGTAACGCGGTGGCAGAAGACCTCTATCACAATCATGCGGCTAAAATGCCTATTATTGACTACCACAACCATTTACCTCCAGAAGATATTGCTAGCGACCGTTGTTTTGCCAATATGGCAGAGGCGACTTTAGAAGGTGACCATTATAAATGGCGCGGAATGCGCAGCAATGGCATTGAAGAGCGCTTCATCACTGGCGATGCCAAGCCAGAAGAGAAGTGGCAGAAATGGGCTGAGACCATTCCTTTCACCATGCGCAATCCCTTGTATCACTGGCAGCACCTTGAACTGCAACGTTATTTTGGTGTTAATGATTTACTCAATGGTGATAAGGCCCGAAAAATTTATGAGACATGTAATGAACAACTGGCGAATCAATCGCATTCCTGTAGGAATTTGCTAAGACAGCAAAATGTCGAGGTTTTATGTACGACTGATGATCCAGCGGATAATTTGCAGTTTCACCAAGTTTGCAGTGAAGAAATCGAAGACTTTAAAGCTTTGCCAACTTTTAGACCTGACAAAGCTTTAGCTCTGGATGATTTATATGCTTGGAATGAATGGATTGATAAACTCGCACAGATTGCGGATCAAGAAGTCAAGAGTTTTGACGGTGCCTTACAGGTGCTCAAAGATCGCCACAACTATTTCCACGAACGCGGTTGCCGCCTCTCGGATCATGGTTTACCAAGAGCTTATTACACGGACTATACGGCGAGTGAACTTGATGCGGCCTTCGCAAAAGCTCGTGCCAAGACGGAGCTGAGTGATCAAGAAAAAGAAATTCTGTGTACAGCTTTTATGCAGGGATTTGGACGTTGGAATGCCGAGAAGGGCTGGGCAATGCAATTGCATTTAGGCCCCATGAGAAACAATAGCACTCGCCGCTTTGAAACTGTGGGACGAGACGCGGGTTTTGACTCCATGAATGACCTACCAATTGCTGAAAAACTCTCGCGTTTTATGGATAGTCTCGATGTGAAAAATGAGCTTCCCAAAACGATCTTGTATAACCTCAATCCGAAAGACAATGCCGTTCTCGGAACAATGATTGGCAATTTCCAAGATGGTGGACAAGCCGGTAAAATCCAGTTTGGTTCAGGTTGGTGGTTTCTCGATCAACTCGACGGAATGGAGAAGCAAATGAATGACCTCTCTAACTTCGGCCTCATTAGTAAATTTGTGGGCATGTTGACGGACTCGCGTTCTTTCTTGTCCTTTCCTCGGCACGAATACTTCCGTCGCTTACTCTGCGACTTATTTGCGCGAGATGTGGCCCAGGGGAAACTACCTGATGACCGCAAGTTCTTGGCTCAGTTGATCGAAGATATCTGTTATAATAATGCGAAAAATTACTTTAAATTTTAG
- a CDS encoding 3-keto-disaccharide hydrolase: MKNKILLMLIAGLVFSCVSTPQKQALYSDPEFKDCMNVYNDGHYELKDGVVHMTSKKNFFFPTKKRYADFILEYEVKMPDVEEYSNSGLIFRAQIKEGKKGKTVIGYQAEVDPSERAWSGGLYDQGRRGWLYPKHATRSKYDEDFKGSQLEPWTEEKKKVYKHLEWNKYRVECRGSDIKIFLNGTLMTHVIDTKDAEGHIAIQHHGSKEFAKTAKTKNMVQFRNITIQELEPAK, encoded by the coding sequence ATGAAAAACAAAATCCTCCTTATGTTAATCGCAGGCTTAGTCTTCTCATGTGTTAGCACACCACAAAAACAAGCTCTTTATTCAGATCCAGAATTTAAAGACTGTATGAATGTCTATAATGACGGACACTACGAACTTAAAGATGGCGTGGTTCACATGACCTCTAAAAAGAATTTCTTCTTCCCGACTAAGAAACGCTATGCTGATTTCATTCTTGAGTATGAAGTGAAAATGCCGGATGTGGAAGAGTACTCCAATTCAGGTTTGATTTTCAGAGCTCAAATTAAAGAAGGTAAGAAAGGTAAAACTGTTATTGGTTACCAAGCCGAAGTAGATCCTAGTGAACGTGCTTGGAGCGGAGGTCTTTATGACCAAGGTCGTAGAGGCTGGCTCTATCCTAAGCACGCTACACGCTCAAAGTATGATGAAGATTTTAAAGGAAGTCAATTAGAGCCTTGGACTGAAGAAAAGAAAAAAGTTTACAAGCACCTCGAGTGGAACAAATACCGTGTGGAATGCCGTGGTTCTGATATCAAAATTTTCTTAAATGGCACGCTCATGACCCATGTGATTGATACCAAAGATGCGGAGGGTCACATCGCGATTCAGCATCACGGAAGTAAAGAGTTTGCTAAAACGGCTAAGACTAAAAATATGGTACAATTTAGAAACATCACAATTCAAGAATTGGAGCCTGCGAAATAA
- a CDS encoding sulfatase, protein MNKVFAICIFAMIANLCAENKYNVLMICVDDLRNSLGCYGNKDVISPNFDKLASESVAFDHHYVQVPTCGASRYALLTGLRPQNKQSMGNGAFKQLSRTQLDGAQTIPELFKRSNYLTSVIGKVSHTADGRNYAYNGKGNGSDELPFAWDWKKTPFGPWKRGWGVFFAYADGKHREDGSGYKPRMEFKDLEDEELPDGLSANEAIRQLDKLKDKRFFLSLGFYKPHLPFVAPKKYWDMYDGVDINLAPHDKKGETAYWHGSGEFYKYQGDKTKPLSTEEQVKHRRAYYACISYVDAQLGKVMQRLKDLGLDKNTIVVLWSDHGWHLGDHQIWGKHNLHEQALKSPFMIRVPDIKGKMSSAVVETTDLFPTLIELCQLTFNKLSQPLSGQSLVPILNSVDTLGRDSALSFWGKAVSLRNKNYRLIATKGKKDEYSKIELYDHRIDPNESKNIAQQNPEVVDQLLKIIKKENKL, encoded by the coding sequence ATGAATAAGGTTTTCGCCATATGTATTTTTGCGATGATCGCAAATCTCTGTGCTGAAAATAAATATAATGTACTGATGATCTGCGTTGATGACTTAAGGAATTCCTTAGGCTGTTACGGCAATAAAGATGTCATTAGCCCAAATTTTGATAAGTTGGCGAGTGAGTCTGTAGCTTTTGACCACCATTATGTTCAGGTTCCCACTTGTGGAGCTTCACGTTATGCTCTGTTGACGGGGCTGCGTCCCCAGAATAAACAAAGTATGGGCAATGGTGCTTTTAAGCAATTGAGCAGGACTCAGCTCGATGGAGCTCAAACGATTCCCGAGTTGTTCAAAAGAAGTAATTACTTAACTTCAGTAATTGGTAAGGTTTCTCATACGGCAGATGGACGTAATTATGCCTATAATGGCAAAGGCAATGGTAGCGATGAATTGCCATTTGCATGGGATTGGAAGAAAACACCTTTTGGCCCTTGGAAGCGCGGTTGGGGTGTGTTTTTTGCCTATGCTGACGGAAAGCACCGCGAAGATGGCTCAGGCTATAAACCCCGGATGGAATTTAAAGACCTCGAAGATGAGGAACTTCCCGACGGGCTGAGTGCAAATGAAGCCATTCGTCAGCTAGATAAACTCAAAGATAAACGTTTCTTTCTCAGCTTAGGTTTTTATAAACCCCACTTGCCTTTTGTGGCACCTAAAAAGTACTGGGATATGTATGATGGAGTAGATATTAACTTAGCTCCACACGATAAAAAAGGTGAGACTGCGTACTGGCATGGAAGTGGTGAGTTTTATAAATATCAGGGTGATAAAACCAAGCCTTTAAGTACTGAAGAACAAGTGAAACATCGTCGTGCTTATTACGCGTGCATTTCTTATGTGGATGCTCAGCTCGGTAAAGTTATGCAGAGATTGAAAGATTTAGGCTTAGATAAAAATACTATCGTCGTCTTATGGTCAGATCATGGTTGGCACTTGGGCGATCATCAGATTTGGGGTAAGCACAACCTACATGAACAGGCTCTGAAATCCCCCTTTATGATTCGCGTGCCAGACATTAAAGGCAAGATGAGTTCGGCAGTTGTAGAAACGACCGATTTATTCCCCACACTCATAGAGCTTTGCCAACTCACTTTTAATAAACTTTCACAACCACTCTCAGGGCAGAGTCTCGTGCCAATTTTAAATTCAGTTGATACTCTCGGCCGAGACTCAGCCCTTTCTTTCTGGGGCAAGGCAGTTTCACTCAGAAATAAAAATTATCGATTGATTGCCACAAAAGGCAAAAAAGACGAGTACAGCAAAATTGAGTTGTATGACCACCGAATAGATCCCAATGAAAGCAAGAATATTGCCCAGCAAAATCCGGAAGTGGTGGATCAACTTTTAAAAATCATTAAAAAAGAAAATAAACTCTAG
- a CDS encoding divalent metal cation transporter has translation MSDKINTEVQMLDEAHAAGKGATLKTYMKLSGPGWLQSAITLGGGSLASALFLGVIGGVEFLWVQLIAMAMGVIMLSAISYITLSTEKSPFKAMKENINPVLAWGWLLASLMANMIWVLPQYSLAYSAMTQNLFPSIPNPDSTGTKLLITAVIFAFSAFITMCYGKQGKGMKIYENVLKLIVAAIVLCFMIVAGKLIAAGNIGFGEILKGFIPNIKKLFEPASEIQLVIDQIADPAAREFWTQNVVKTQRDIMVSAAATAVGINMTFLLPFSMLNKGWGKKHRGLAIFDLSTGMVIPYVLATSCVAIAAAVTFHAKPFEGLTENKAGLVQLVEGHKQAPKVQAILEKRNAGVEATIDNDEVLLASMLVKRDTKEFPKALEVAVGPKMAHIIFGFGVLAMALSTISMLMLICGFVVCEMFNLEHGGSAHRKGTFLATTGVLWPFIWGSGSGTYLAIVTSTFGYILLPVAFLAFFMMMNSKKVLGENIPKGKNRVIWNSLTGISLLITGVAAGHTAWHKKMNIGGDDVAFGKYFLIFFIILVVAGQFYTMSKHRKEAAIEGTPASE, from the coding sequence ATGAGCGACAAAATAAATACAGAAGTTCAAATGTTGGATGAGGCACATGCAGCAGGTAAGGGGGCAACACTCAAGACGTATATGAAGTTGTCAGGCCCCGGATGGTTACAATCGGCGATCACTCTCGGAGGTGGTTCATTAGCGAGTGCCTTATTTCTGGGGGTAATTGGTGGTGTTGAATTCCTCTGGGTTCAACTTATAGCTATGGCAATGGGAGTGATCATGCTTTCGGCTATTTCTTATATAACTTTAAGTACAGAGAAATCACCTTTTAAAGCCATGAAAGAAAATATTAACCCTGTCTTAGCATGGGGTTGGTTACTCGCTTCTTTGATGGCAAATATGATTTGGGTTTTACCTCAGTACTCACTTGCGTACTCAGCAATGACACAAAATCTTTTCCCGTCAATTCCTAATCCAGATAGTACTGGAACCAAATTGCTTATTACGGCCGTTATATTTGCGTTTTCTGCTTTTATTACGATGTGTTATGGTAAGCAGGGTAAGGGTATGAAAATCTATGAAAATGTCCTTAAGTTAATTGTTGCAGCAATTGTTCTCTGTTTTATGATTGTAGCGGGCAAGCTTATTGCAGCAGGGAATATAGGCTTTGGTGAAATTTTAAAAGGTTTTATTCCAAATATTAAAAAGTTATTCGAACCAGCTTCAGAAATCCAATTGGTAATTGATCAAATTGCAGATCCCGCAGCACGTGAATTTTGGACTCAGAACGTAGTGAAAACTCAAAGAGATATCATGGTTTCTGCAGCTGCGACTGCCGTGGGGATTAACATGACTTTTCTTTTACCTTTCTCTATGCTCAATAAGGGTTGGGGTAAGAAACATCGTGGTCTAGCAATTTTTGACTTATCCACGGGCATGGTGATTCCTTACGTTTTGGCTACTTCTTGTGTAGCTATTGCTGCGGCAGTAACCTTTCACGCAAAACCCTTTGAAGGCTTAACAGAAAATAAGGCTGGACTTGTGCAGTTAGTTGAGGGTCATAAACAAGCACCTAAAGTTCAGGCGATTCTCGAAAAAAGAAATGCTGGTGTCGAGGCGACCATCGATAATGATGAAGTCTTATTAGCGAGCATGCTTGTTAAGCGAGACACCAAAGAGTTCCCCAAGGCGCTTGAAGTAGCTGTGGGTCCTAAAATGGCACATATCATTTTTGGTTTTGGCGTTTTGGCAATGGCATTGTCAACTATTTCGATGCTGATGTTGATTTGTGGTTTTGTCGTTTGTGAGATGTTCAACCTTGAGCATGGTGGATCAGCTCATCGGAAAGGAACATTTCTAGCGACAACAGGCGTATTATGGCCCTTTATTTGGGGCTCAGGTTCGGGTACATATTTAGCGATTGTTACCTCCACTTTTGGATACATTCTCCTACCTGTGGCATTCCTCGCATTCTTTATGATGATGAATTCGAAAAAAGTCTTAGGAGAGAATATCCCTAAAGGGAAAAATCGTGTCATTTGGAACTCACTAACGGGAATCTCTCTACTAATTACCGGTGTGGCAGCAGGTCATACGGCCTGGCATAAGAAAATGAATATTGGTGGTGACGATGTGGCCTTTGGTAAGTATTTCTTAATTTTCTTTATCATCTTAGTTGTCGCCGGACAGTTCTACACCATGAGCAAACATCGCAAGGAAGCTGCTATTGAAGGAACACCTGCGAGTGAATAA
- a CDS encoding SDR family oxidoreductase, which yields MSLKDKICVVTGAAGVLCSALVEALLEEGAKVALLGRTESKLIDLKNRLADKGYDQTLVVAADVLDPQSLKLAKESINKNWGPVYLLVNGAGGNHPKATAPAEQMGDDTAMEDSFFGLDADAYSQVFDLNFKGSFIPAQIFGEDMIEVGEGNIINISSMSASRPLTKVGAYSNAKAAVDSFTQWLSVHLAEKNIRVNAIAPGFFVSDQNRFLLYEQDGETLTARGQKIINNTPMHEFGEPEDLKGSMKFLAGPGSRFITGIVLPVDGGFSAFSGV from the coding sequence ATGAGTTTAAAAGATAAAATATGTGTAGTGACTGGCGCGGCTGGAGTTCTTTGTTCAGCACTTGTGGAAGCTTTATTGGAAGAGGGTGCAAAAGTCGCACTTCTCGGTCGTACAGAAAGTAAATTAATTGATCTTAAGAATCGTTTGGCGGATAAGGGCTATGATCAAACTCTAGTAGTAGCCGCCGATGTGCTCGATCCTCAAAGTTTAAAACTAGCCAAAGAAAGTATCAACAAGAATTGGGGTCCGGTTTACCTTCTCGTCAATGGAGCGGGTGGCAATCATCCAAAAGCAACTGCACCCGCAGAACAAATGGGCGATGACACAGCCATGGAAGATAGCTTCTTTGGACTTGATGCCGATGCTTATTCTCAGGTTTTTGATTTGAATTTCAAGGGTTCATTTATCCCGGCACAAATCTTTGGGGAAGACATGATCGAAGTGGGTGAGGGAAATATTATCAATATCTCCTCCATGTCGGCATCGCGTCCGCTAACAAAAGTAGGCGCTTATTCAAATGCGAAAGCCGCCGTGGATAGTTTCACTCAGTGGCTCTCGGTTCATTTGGCGGAGAAAAATATTCGTGTCAATGCTATTGCGCCGGGCTTTTTTGTGTCCGATCAAAACCGTTTCCTACTCTATGAACAAGATGGTGAAACCCTTACAGCACGTGGACAAAAAATTATTAATAATACGCCGATGCATGAGTTCGGTGAGCCTGAAGATCTCAAGGGTTCAATGAAGTTTTTAGCAGGGCCAGGATCGCGTTTTATCACGGGTATCGTCTTGCCAGTTGACGGCGGTTTCTCAGCTTTCTCAGGAGTTTAA
- a CDS encoding gluconokinase, translating to MVFVVMGVSGCGKSTIGEALADLLNFPFHDGDDFHPKANIDKMSSGQALNDDDRQPWLDILAVNIQLWNRGEGAVLACSALKEKYRETLSKFGEVTFVYLKGSREVILERMKQRDHFMKPEMLDSQFATLEEPQEALTVDISQSTDEIIKELQEKINVN from the coding sequence ATGGTTTTCGTGGTAATGGGGGTGAGCGGCTGTGGAAAATCTACCATTGGAGAAGCTTTGGCAGACTTACTCAATTTCCCTTTTCATGATGGTGATGACTTCCACCCCAAAGCGAATATTGACAAAATGTCATCGGGGCAAGCTCTTAATGACGATGATCGTCAACCTTGGTTAGATATTTTAGCTGTTAATATCCAACTTTGGAACCGTGGCGAAGGTGCGGTTTTGGCTTGTTCAGCACTCAAAGAAAAATACCGCGAAACTTTATCGAAATTTGGTGAGGTGACATTTGTTTATCTCAAAGGAAGTCGCGAAGTTATCTTAGAAAGAATGAAGCAACGCGATCACTTTATGAAGCCCGAAATGCTCGACAGTCAATTTGCCACATTAGAGGAGCCTCAAGAGGCACTTACGGTTGATATTAGTCAAAGTACGGATGAGATTATAAAAGAATTACAGGAGAAGATCAATGTTAATTAA
- a CDS encoding xylose operon transcription regulator XylR: MNKKRIALAFPMGSSHWEKTAYGIRSYCNQERDKWKLITNPETHDLKISEINLDAIDGIIAVVRNKTDLDHLKKHSVPCVNISGTLQKSDLPRVCPDFYQMGQLAAQHFFERGFQNFAYFGLSETVFSERMYQGFHKELSKKTKTCEKLEVTFGANFLEQDELIHEFLKSLKLPCAILAAHDPRAQILLEACEEMALRVPEDIAILGSNNDTVSCEFSSPPLSSIERDDQKIGFEAAKALDMLMRQEACQHELIIPPLKVKTRKSTEIFTPKHPEIKRALDFIEEQFDQSLNVQMICDYLGRSRRWLEYAFREELQQSPKHFIDERRLKKALQLLQGSSQLNLSQISQQSGFSSVDQMNQLFIKKHGRRAIFFKK; encoded by the coding sequence ATGAACAAAAAAAGGATTGCCTTAGCCTTCCCCATGGGCTCTAGTCATTGGGAAAAAACAGCTTACGGAATTCGTTCCTACTGCAACCAAGAACGCGACAAATGGAAGTTGATTACCAATCCAGAAACTCACGACTTAAAAATCTCCGAAATTAATCTTGATGCCATAGATGGAATCATTGCCGTCGTGCGCAATAAAACTGATCTCGACCACCTCAAAAAACATTCGGTTCCCTGCGTCAACATTTCTGGCACTCTACAGAAATCGGATTTACCACGTGTTTGCCCTGACTTTTATCAGATGGGTCAATTAGCTGCCCAACACTTTTTTGAACGCGGATTTCAAAACTTTGCCTACTTTGGATTAAGTGAAACCGTTTTTTCTGAACGCATGTACCAAGGATTCCATAAGGAGCTCTCTAAGAAAACAAAAACATGCGAAAAACTCGAGGTTACTTTTGGCGCCAACTTCCTGGAGCAAGATGAACTGATTCATGAATTCCTTAAAAGCCTCAAACTTCCCTGTGCCATCTTAGCTGCGCACGATCCTCGAGCTCAAATACTCTTAGAAGCTTGTGAAGAAATGGCTTTGCGCGTCCCCGAAGACATCGCCATCCTCGGCTCTAATAATGATACAGTGAGTTGTGAGTTCTCCTCTCCTCCCCTCTCGAGCATTGAACGAGATGACCAGAAAATTGGTTTTGAAGCGGCAAAAGCTTTAGATATGTTGATGCGCCAAGAAGCCTGCCAACATGAGCTCATTATTCCTCCTCTCAAAGTCAAAACCAGAAAGTCCACCGAAATCTTCACCCCGAAACACCCTGAAATCAAACGCGCCCTCGATTTCATTGAAGAACAATTTGATCAATCACTCAATGTACAAATGATTTGTGATTACTTGGGCAGATCAAGACGATGGCTCGAATACGCTTTCCGAGAAGAACTGCAGCAGAGTCCCAAACATTTTATTGATGAACGACGCCTAAAAAAAGCCTTGCAATTATTACAGGGCTCATCACAGCTCAATTTATCACAAATCTCACAGCAAAGTGGTTTTTCATCCGTGGACCAAATGAATCAACTTTTCATTAAAAAACACGGACGTCGCGCCATCTTTTTTAAGAAATAG
- a CDS encoding cupin domain-containing protein — MDKNYSVVNFDELYTVNCPCGTTRRAFTDDPDQIASIHMVDIKQDSELHYHKKMTEIYLILEGEGHMELDGELIPVRKDSTILIKPGCRHSAIGKMKIVNIPVPAFDPDDEYFD; from the coding sequence ATGGATAAAAATTATTCTGTGGTGAATTTTGATGAGCTCTATACAGTGAATTGCCCTTGCGGGACCACACGTCGCGCCTTTACAGATGACCCCGATCAAATTGCCAGCATTCATATGGTTGACATTAAGCAAGATTCAGAATTGCACTACCACAAAAAGATGACCGAAATCTATCTCATTTTAGAAGGTGAAGGTCACATGGAACTCGATGGCGAACTCATCCCCGTTCGCAAGGATTCAACTATACTAATCAAACCAGGTTGCCGTCATAGCGCCATTGGTAAAATGAAAATAGTCAATATCCCCGTTCCCGCTTTCGACCCCGACGACGAATACTTTGATTAA
- a CDS encoding lactate racemase domain-containing protein, producing MLINDGSAERVISRDELHAHLDQFIKVHAEGVRRLLLLPPDHTRLNSRAGEITAYLYQQLKDRCEINIMPALGTHVPMTPEQLHLMFGKDIPLDSYMPHDWRNALEILGELSAQRIQELSEGKLDFPMEVAVNKEVLNNYDLIISIGQIVPHEVIGMANYTKNVMIGVGGGDTINKSHYLGAVYGMERIMGETDSPVRRALNESYDQFVRPRVNLQFILTVIAKEDDELVLRGLYSGENDDVFETACELSREVNLDKLEKPINKCVVYLDPEEFNSTWLGNKAVYRTRKAMADNGELIVLAPELHTFGEDSEIDRLIRKYGYIGTDQTLKDVAENAELANNLSAAAHLIHGTSDGRFKITYCPGPDVSREEICSVGFDYQTYEEASKKYDPNKLKDGWNDVDGEEVFFVSNPALGLWTV from the coding sequence ATGTTAATTAATGATGGTTCAGCAGAGAGAGTGATTAGCCGTGATGAACTTCACGCTCATCTTGATCAATTTATTAAAGTTCATGCCGAGGGTGTTCGTCGTTTGCTTCTACTGCCACCCGATCATACGCGTTTGAATTCCCGTGCAGGTGAGATTACGGCCTATTTATACCAGCAACTCAAAGACCGCTGTGAAATCAATATTATGCCTGCTTTAGGAACTCATGTTCCGATGACACCTGAACAATTGCATTTAATGTTTGGCAAGGACATACCTTTAGATTCTTATATGCCTCACGATTGGCGCAATGCCCTAGAAATTTTGGGTGAATTATCTGCCCAAAGAATTCAAGAACTCTCGGAAGGCAAGTTAGACTTTCCTATGGAGGTCGCGGTTAATAAAGAAGTTCTCAATAATTATGACCTAATCATTTCTATTGGACAAATTGTTCCTCACGAAGTGATTGGTATGGCCAATTACACCAAAAACGTGATGATTGGTGTGGGCGGTGGCGATACCATTAATAAATCTCATTACCTTGGTGCAGTCTACGGAATGGAGCGCATTATGGGTGAGACAGATAGTCCTGTTCGTCGTGCGCTCAATGAAAGCTACGACCAATTTGTCCGTCCTCGCGTTAACCTACAATTCATCCTTACCGTCATTGCTAAAGAAGATGATGAACTTGTCCTACGAGGTCTCTACTCCGGAGAGAACGATGATGTTTTTGAAACCGCTTGTGAACTCAGTCGTGAAGTTAACCTCGACAAGCTTGAGAAACCCATAAATAAATGTGTGGTTTACCTCGATCCAGAGGAATTTAACTCAACTTGGCTTGGTAATAAGGCCGTTTATCGTACTCGCAAAGCTATGGCTGATAATGGTGAGCTCATTGTTTTAGCGCCCGAATTGCATACTTTTGGTGAAGATAGTGAAATTGATCGCCTCATTAGAAAGTATGGTTATATAGGAACGGATCAAACATTAAAAGACGTGGCGGAGAATGCGGAACTCGCAAATAATTTATCTGCAGCGGCACACCTCATCCACGGGACTTCAGATGGGCGTTTCAAAATCACTTATTGCCCAGGGCCTGACGTGAGTCGTGAAGAGATTTGTTCAGTTGGTTTTGATTATCAAACTTACGAAGAAGCTTCAAAAAAATATGACCCAAACAAACTCAAAGATGGTTGGAATGATGTGGACGGTGAAGAAGTCTTTTTCGTTTCTAATCCAGCTTTAGGTCTCTGGACGGTTTAA